A window of Tautonia marina contains these coding sequences:
- a CDS encoding DUF6498-containing protein — MAAAASKPHPAAILIENGAPLVGVLFFGWSVAPVMVVYWIENGLRGLETAVRMLLASGPVTSMTGLLPGLLQHRLESIARQARAANPEGDASLSPAEPAEPAEPVSRPPIASLPAIGLAGRVGMVLFFLVHYGLFWVVHGVFVFVLFVNWGPAGGFGGFSGMGGGAAASGLPTGQIALAGVLIGVTLGASVLRDLLQRDTDRPQPSPISLMIRAYGRVMLLHVVLIFGGFAIMLLGSPTPALVLLIGLKTAAELLAANRLDAPPSSA, encoded by the coding sequence ATGGCTGCCGCTGCCTCGAAACCACATCCCGCGGCCATTCTGATCGAAAACGGCGCCCCCCTGGTCGGTGTGCTGTTCTTCGGCTGGTCGGTCGCGCCGGTGATGGTGGTTTACTGGATCGAGAACGGTCTGCGAGGGCTCGAAACCGCCGTCCGAATGCTGTTGGCGTCTGGTCCGGTCACCTCGATGACCGGCTTGCTGCCCGGCCTCCTTCAGCACCGGCTGGAGAGCATCGCCCGGCAGGCCCGCGCCGCGAACCCCGAGGGTGACGCCTCCCTCTCGCCCGCCGAGCCCGCCGAGCCCGCCGAGCCCGTCTCAAGACCACCAATCGCCTCGCTCCCGGCGATTGGACTGGCTGGGCGGGTCGGCATGGTGCTGTTCTTCCTCGTCCATTACGGCCTGTTCTGGGTGGTGCATGGGGTCTTCGTGTTCGTCCTGTTCGTCAATTGGGGACCGGCGGGAGGCTTCGGCGGATTCTCCGGCATGGGGGGCGGAGCCGCGGCTTCGGGGTTGCCGACGGGGCAGATTGCCCTGGCCGGAGTCTTGATCGGCGTCACGCTGGGCGCCTCGGTCCTCCGCGATCTGCTCCAGCGCGACACCGATCGGCCGCAGCCCTCGCCGATCAGTCTCATGATCCGGGCCTACGGTCGGGTGATGCTGCTGCATGTGGTTTTGATCTTCGGCGGGTTCGCCATCATGCTCCTCGGATCACCGACCCCGGCGCTGGTCTTGCTCATCGGCTTGAAGACCGCCGCCGAGCTGCTGGCCGCCAATCGGCTCGACGCTCCGCCCTCTTCGGCCTAA
- a CDS encoding SRPBCC family protein codes for MTFVKETRIAASPEAVFAFHESPGALQRLIPPWEHVHVEQQADSIKPGARVVLVSKVGPVPMRWVAEHTEYEPPHRFADRQVSGPFARWYHVHSFLDDGQGGTILRDEVEYEPPMGLLGRLFGDNIIRHKLQKMFDYRHDVTKRIVESGEFNPTG; via the coding sequence ATGACCTTCGTCAAAGAAACCCGGATCGCCGCGTCTCCCGAAGCCGTCTTCGCGTTCCACGAAAGCCCGGGAGCGTTGCAACGCCTCATTCCTCCCTGGGAACACGTCCACGTCGAGCAGCAGGCCGACTCGATCAAGCCGGGGGCTCGGGTCGTTCTGGTGTCGAAGGTCGGCCCCGTCCCCATGCGATGGGTCGCCGAGCATACCGAGTACGAGCCTCCGCACCGCTTTGCCGACCGCCAGGTTTCCGGCCCCTTCGCCCGCTGGTACCACGTTCACTCGTTTCTTGACGACGGGCAGGGGGGCACGATCCTCCGCGACGAGGTCGAGTACGAGCCTCCGATGGGCCTGCTCGGCCGTTTGTTCGGCGACAACATCATCCGCCACAAACTTCAAAAAATGTTTGACTACCGGCACGACGTCACCAAGCGCATCGTCGAATCCGGCGAGTTCAACCCGACCGGCTGA
- a CDS encoding MJ0042-type zinc finger domain-containing protein: protein MPARTQCPRCETVLNVPVGAEGKKLKCPRCTTTFRVGDAGSTARPSQPSVDTATAVSSPSSNHVPRRPPSDSDAPGRPAVPPVSSRRPPSDDDEPDLPVISGDLRDQFNLPLLFEEDEDRPASPPKPSPPKPKPAEPPAQPPSSGVFPTAPAEGPSPYAEADAAGLIEDDEPVRPRRKTGAEARFTTRRCSCGGVVPAGMSICPRCHTDIETGQRDEEFDLLDEPPPLPPPPTPFGVLIVGFTSALVGAGLAIASIALYFVQSGLPYRWGFLLLAAVSAFGVFAAVRLIRNRSARFLIAALILGGLVDVVALIVMPIALASSAPVDSFQVARPSSDDSAPVVDTVLVPRIVPLTERIAWDKVNLGLAILAVTVTVSIYLTSPTVRRYTQRR, encoded by the coding sequence ATGCCTGCGAGGACACAATGCCCCCGGTGCGAGACGGTGCTGAACGTTCCCGTCGGCGCCGAGGGGAAAAAATTGAAGTGTCCCCGATGCACCACGACCTTCCGGGTCGGCGATGCCGGGTCAACGGCCAGACCCTCTCAACCGAGCGTGGACACGGCGACAGCGGTTTCTTCCCCCTCCTCGAACCACGTTCCCCGTCGGCCCCCGTCCGACTCGGACGCTCCAGGGCGGCCCGCCGTCCCTCCCGTCTCCTCGCGCCGCCCCCCTTCAGACGACGACGAGCCGGATCTGCCCGTCATCTCCGGAGACCTGCGCGACCAGTTCAACCTGCCGCTCCTGTTTGAGGAAGACGAGGACCGTCCGGCCAGCCCGCCGAAACCGTCTCCTCCGAAGCCGAAACCGGCTGAGCCCCCCGCGCAGCCCCCCTCCTCGGGAGTCTTCCCGACCGCTCCGGCCGAGGGGCCTTCTCCCTACGCCGAGGCCGACGCCGCCGGCCTGATCGAGGATGACGAGCCCGTACGCCCCCGCCGCAAGACCGGGGCCGAGGCCCGCTTCACCACCCGACGCTGCTCCTGCGGCGGCGTCGTCCCGGCCGGCATGTCGATCTGCCCCCGATGCCACACCGACATCGAAACCGGGCAACGCGACGAGGAGTTCGACCTGCTCGACGAACCCCCGCCGCTTCCTCCCCCGCCGACCCCGTTCGGCGTCCTGATCGTCGGCTTCACCTCCGCCCTCGTCGGCGCCGGCCTGGCGATCGCCTCGATCGCGCTTTATTTCGTGCAAAGTGGGCTCCCCTATCGGTGGGGGTTCCTCTTGCTGGCGGCCGTCAGTGCCTTCGGGGTGTTCGCCGCCGTTCGACTGATCCGCAACCGATCGGCCCGGTTCCTGATCGCCGCCCTGATCCTCGGCGGCCTGGTCGATGTCGTCGCCCTGATCGTCATGCCGATCGCCCTGGCCTCGTCGGCTCCCGTCGATTCGTTCCAGGTCGCCCGCCCCTCCTCCGACGATTCCGCCCCGGTCGTCGACACCGTCCTCGTCCCCCGAATCGTCCCCCTGACCGAGCGGATCGCCTGGGACAAGGTCAACCTTGGCCTGGCCATCCTCGCCGTCACCGTCACCGTCTCCATCTACCTCACCTCTCCCACCGTCCGCCGCTACACCCAGCGCCGCTAG
- a CDS encoding RHS repeat-associated core domain-containing protein yields MVRTDASGAETARVSYSYDALDRRIRVQADADGAGPGAPATTWTVYDDPHAYADFDGSGTLQTRYLHGPAVDMLLARTSAAGTSAWYLTDRLGSVRDLASTSGTVINHVAYDGFGKVLSESSPAHGDRFKFTGREQDAVTGLQYNRARYYDAAIGRWTQEDPIGFAAGDANLYRYVGNGPTNFVDPDGLQKRYWGQSLVEAGRWSWDVGSAGALGALQGVANLANGVTDVAAETGNMLIDHSVPGRHIISRWVPCVGYDIPSPDWSRDLIVHESETCHNISKFSGGTGLTFLVSAPNGVRSVAGRIVPWAGKARHSLAPTRNFAKYGSAQQRQTVLNQARATGTLSEAKGVVNSFREMKRLGYELQDVSLRYRGNQGLDLIFHNGSRHAVVEAKHGKSLSLLKTDKGCLRQGSLDYNISRLERYIQYGDGTHNHLANQLLNEAYIGQLESFGTFYRSGRVLELPIGWPNVPPIRR; encoded by the coding sequence GTGGTCCGCACCGACGCCTCGGGCGCCGAGACCGCCCGCGTCAGCTACTCCTACGACGCCCTGGACCGCCGCATCCGCGTCCAGGCCGACGCCGACGGGGCCGGCCCCGGGGCGCCCGCGACCACCTGGACGGTCTACGACGACCCGCACGCCTATGCCGACTTCGACGGCTCCGGCACGCTGCAAACCCGCTACCTGCACGGGCCGGCCGTGGACATGCTCCTGGCCCGCACCTCGGCGGCCGGCACCTCCGCCTGGTACCTGACCGACCGCCTCGGCAGCGTCCGCGACCTGGCCAGCACCTCGGGCACGGTGATCAACCACGTCGCCTACGACGGCTTCGGGAAGGTGCTCAGCGAGTCCAGCCCAGCCCACGGCGACCGCTTCAAGTTCACCGGCCGCGAGCAGGACGCCGTCACCGGCCTGCAGTACAACCGCGCCCGCTACTACGACGCGGCGATCGGCCGCTGGACGCAGGAGGACCCCATCGGCTTCGCCGCGGGCGACGCCAACCTGTATCGCTACGTCGGCAACGGCCCGACGAACTTCGTCGATCCCGACGGGTTGCAGAAGCGCTACTGGGGGCAATCGCTCGTCGAGGCGGGCCGGTGGTCCTGGGATGTCGGGTCCGCCGGCGCCTTGGGGGCGCTCCAGGGCGTGGCCAACCTCGCCAATGGGGTGACAGATGTCGCCGCCGAAACGGGCAACATGCTCATCGACCATTCAGTGCCGGGAAGGCACATTATCTCGCGATGGGTACCCTGCGTGGGATATGATATACCCTCGCCCGACTGGAGCCGGGACCTCATCGTCCACGAGAGCGAGACGTGCCACAACATCAGTAAATTCTCCGGTGGAACGGGTTTGACGTTTCTCGTCTCCGCTCCGAACGGGGTCCGGAGCGTCGCGGGTCGTATCGTTCCCTGGGCGGGAAAAGCAAGGCATTCCCTCGCTCCAACCAGAAATTTCGCAAAATACGGTAGTGCCCAACAACGCCAGACAGTGTTAAATCAGGCAAGGGCCACAGGAACGCTTAGTGAAGCTAAAGGGGTTGTAAATTCGTTCCGAGAGATGAAGCGGCTCGGTTACGAATTGCAGGATGTTTCCTTGCGATACAGAGGCAATCAAGGCTTGGATTTAATTTTCCACAACGGCAGTCGCCATGCAGTCGTTGAGGCAAAGCACGGCAAATCTTTGTCACTCCTGAAAACGGACAAAGGTTGCTTGCGTCAAGGAAGTCTCGATTATAACATTAGTCGACTTGAACGTTACATTCAATACGGTGACGGAACCCACAACCACTTGGCCAACCAACTGCTTAACGAAGCGTACATCGGGCAGTTGGAGAGCTTCGGAACCTTCTACCGTAGCGGTCGAGTGCTGGAGCTGCCAATTGGCTGGCCGAATGTTCCTCCAATTCGTAGGTGA
- a CDS encoding xanthine dehydrogenase family protein molybdopterin-binding subunit — MNRNTDHPTFGELEFELEPERYELLSGLASIELDRRDFLRSLGGGLVVLCLLGRAEAQEARRGRGQSGGGSGAEPREIGAWLKIGEDGGITAFTGKVEVGQNARTSLAQAVADELRVPVGAVAMVMGDTDRVPYDRGTFGSRTTPTMAPQLRRAASAARSILVGLAAEQWGVDRSEIELAEGALTHPPSGRSIGFGELTHGRRLVEAIEEDDTPRPRDRWEVAGQDAPKANGRDFVTGRHRYASDIERPGMLRGKVLRPPAFGASLKPGVDASNAEAIDGVTVVRDGDFIGVVAPDEPMAERALEAIRAEWTMPQGDLLTHQTLYDHFKRTAEDRRGRDDSGPLAQALSKADVVIEASYTIAPIAHAPLEPRAAVAEWDGDRLTVWTGTQRPFGVREELMAAFGLAEDQVRVIVPDTGSGYGGKHTGDAAVEAARLARAVGRPVKLVWTRSEEFTWAYFRPAGLIEARAGATKDGTLSAWEFTNYNSGGSGIEPPYAIAERDIAFIRADSPLRQGSYRALAATANHFARESIIDELAHALGMDPLDFRRKNLNQDRVRAVLDAAAERFGWEGSRPEPGHGIGLACGMEKGGHVASCAEVAVDDSGRVEIVRTLTAFECGAIVNPLHLTNQVSGSVVQGIGGALFEAITFEDGRILNDRFSRYRVPRLSDVFDRVEVVLVDRPDLPSAGGGETPIVAIAPALGNAIFAATGRRIRALPLAPGGRLPEASAG, encoded by the coding sequence ATGAACAGGAACACCGATCATCCGACGTTTGGCGAGTTGGAATTCGAACTGGAGCCGGAACGTTACGAGCTGCTGTCGGGGCTGGCGTCGATTGAGCTGGATCGGCGCGATTTTCTCCGGTCGCTCGGCGGCGGTCTGGTGGTGCTCTGCTTGCTGGGCCGGGCCGAGGCGCAAGAGGCTCGCCGAGGTCGAGGGCAGAGCGGCGGCGGATCGGGAGCCGAGCCGAGAGAGATCGGCGCCTGGCTCAAGATTGGCGAGGACGGCGGCATCACCGCCTTCACGGGCAAGGTCGAGGTGGGCCAGAACGCCCGGACGTCGCTGGCACAGGCCGTCGCTGATGAGCTTCGCGTGCCGGTTGGGGCCGTGGCGATGGTCATGGGAGACACCGACCGCGTGCCGTATGATCGCGGGACCTTCGGCAGCCGGACGACGCCGACAATGGCCCCGCAACTACGCCGGGCCGCGTCGGCGGCGCGGTCGATTCTCGTCGGTCTGGCGGCCGAACAGTGGGGGGTGGATCGCTCGGAGATCGAACTGGCCGAGGGAGCGCTGACGCATCCGCCGTCGGGCCGGTCGATCGGTTTTGGTGAGTTGACGCACGGGAGGCGGCTCGTCGAGGCGATCGAGGAGGACGACACGCCGAGGCCCCGCGATCGCTGGGAGGTCGCCGGGCAAGACGCCCCGAAAGCCAACGGCCGCGACTTCGTTACGGGACGGCATCGGTATGCGTCGGACATTGAGCGGCCGGGGATGCTCCGCGGCAAGGTCCTCCGACCGCCGGCCTTCGGCGCCTCGTTGAAGCCGGGCGTCGACGCTTCGAATGCCGAAGCGATCGACGGCGTAACGGTCGTCCGTGATGGGGATTTCATTGGCGTCGTCGCTCCCGACGAACCGATGGCCGAGCGAGCCCTGGAGGCCATCAGGGCCGAGTGGACGATGCCGCAAGGGGATCTGCTGACCCATCAGACGCTTTATGATCATTTCAAGCGTACGGCCGAAGACAGGCGCGGGAGGGACGATTCCGGCCCGCTCGCCCAGGCGCTCAGCAAGGCCGACGTGGTGATCGAAGCAAGCTACACGATCGCTCCCATCGCCCACGCCCCGCTGGAGCCCCGAGCCGCGGTGGCCGAGTGGGACGGCGACCGCCTGACCGTCTGGACCGGCACGCAGCGGCCGTTCGGGGTGCGTGAGGAACTGATGGCCGCCTTCGGCCTGGCCGAAGATCAGGTCCGCGTGATCGTGCCCGACACCGGCAGCGGCTACGGCGGCAAGCACACCGGAGACGCGGCGGTCGAGGCCGCTCGCCTGGCCCGAGCGGTTGGCAGGCCGGTCAAGCTTGTCTGGACCCGATCCGAGGAATTCACCTGGGCCTACTTCCGCCCGGCCGGATTGATCGAGGCGCGAGCCGGGGCCACAAAGGACGGAACCCTCTCCGCCTGGGAATTCACGAATTACAACTCGGGAGGCTCGGGGATCGAGCCGCCTTATGCGATCGCCGAGCGTGACATCGCCTTCATTCGGGCCGATTCACCGCTGCGGCAGGGGTCGTATCGGGCGCTCGCGGCGACGGCGAACCACTTCGCCCGCGAGTCGATCATCGACGAGCTGGCCCACGCCCTCGGCATGGACCCGCTGGACTTCCGCCGGAAGAACCTGAATCAGGATCGGGTCCGGGCCGTGCTCGACGCCGCCGCCGAGCGGTTCGGCTGGGAAGGATCTCGTCCCGAGCCTGGCCACGGCATCGGCCTGGCCTGCGGAATGGAGAAAGGGGGGCATGTCGCCTCGTGCGCCGAGGTGGCTGTCGACGATTCGGGCCGGGTCGAGATCGTCCGAACCCTGACCGCGTTTGAGTGCGGCGCGATTGTCAACCCGCTGCACCTGACCAACCAGGTCAGCGGGTCGGTGGTCCAGGGCATTGGCGGTGCCCTGTTCGAGGCGATTACGTTCGAGGACGGTCGAATTCTCAACGACCGCTTCTCCCGCTACCGAGTCCCCCGCCTCAGCGACGTCTTCGATCGCGTCGAGGTTGTCCTCGTCGATCGGCCCGACCTTCCCTCCGCCGGTGGTGGCGAGACGCCGATCGTGGCCATCGCCCCGGCCCTCGGCAACGCGATCTTCGCCGCCACCGGCCGGCGGATTCGAGCACTTCCGCTCGCCCCCGGAGGGCGATTGCCGGAGGCGTCGGCGGGCTGA
- a CDS encoding (2Fe-2S)-binding protein: MPPTLELRINGQLRSVAAEPDRPLLGVLRDELGLTGSKYGCGEGQCGACSVIIDGMAARSCVVRLRAVADREITTIEGLEGDDGTLHPVQQAFLDCDALQCGYCTSGMIMAATVMLQNDPNPTPETIARGLDRNLCRCGTYPQILAAVRQAADRMKGDDQ, encoded by the coding sequence ATGCCCCCCACCTTGGAACTTCGCATCAATGGCCAGCTGCGCAGCGTCGCGGCCGAGCCGGATCGCCCGTTGCTCGGCGTGCTGCGGGACGAGCTGGGCCTGACCGGCAGCAAGTACGGCTGCGGCGAAGGGCAATGCGGCGCGTGCTCGGTCATCATCGACGGCATGGCCGCGCGGTCGTGTGTGGTTCGGCTCCGCGCGGTGGCCGATCGGGAGATCACGACCATCGAAGGGCTGGAAGGCGATGATGGCACGCTGCACCCGGTCCAGCAGGCGTTTCTCGATTGCGATGCCCTGCAATGCGGCTACTGCACGTCGGGGATGATCATGGCCGCAACGGTCATGTTGCAGAACGACCCGAACCCGACCCCGGAGACGATTGCCAGGGGGCTCGACCGCAACCTCTGCCGGTGCGGGACGTATCCGCAGATTCTCGCCGCGGTTCGCCAGGCCGCCGATCGGATGAAGGGAGATGACCAATGA
- a CDS encoding Gfo/Idh/MocA family protein, whose product MPPIRLNRRHFLGCSAAAGWAISQGKDVEGAMNLPPVRLGLIGLGNRGTNLLRSALDLPEAEIIALADVEERHRRRAQGIAEKARNRRPDAYADPLELLARDDLDAVLIAVPNDRHATLNRAALDAGKHLYAEKPLGLDLPECDALIAASASRPDQIVHVGFQRRSNPRFREGVDLIRSGDLGTPLEARSSWTSSNGPVDGHDNWLSHRERSGDWMIEQGVHIWDWLHWVADGPPARACGFGRRDVFAELQPDRDVTDHYSVTLEWPNGFHASFVHSWVDPADDAFTGISQRIVGTAGGFDFGTGTATFRDRSLPRRSIHPGNLPDTRFALSAFLVAIRSPEPIAPPVTLHDARLATLTGLLVRQAVDERRVVTLDEIEAPSIA is encoded by the coding sequence ATGCCCCCGATCCGACTGAATCGCCGTCACTTCCTCGGTTGCTCGGCCGCCGCCGGCTGGGCGATCTCGCAAGGCAAGGACGTCGAGGGAGCGATGAACCTGCCCCCCGTCCGCCTCGGCCTGATCGGCCTCGGCAACCGCGGCACGAACCTCCTGCGGTCGGCCCTCGACCTCCCCGAGGCCGAAATCATCGCCCTGGCCGACGTCGAGGAACGCCACCGCCGCCGCGCCCAGGGAATTGCCGAAAAAGCCCGCAACCGTCGTCCCGACGCCTACGCCGATCCGCTCGAACTCCTCGCCCGAGACGACCTCGACGCCGTCCTCATCGCCGTGCCCAACGACCGGCACGCGACCTTGAACCGCGCCGCTCTCGACGCCGGCAAGCACCTGTATGCGGAGAAACCCCTCGGCCTCGATCTGCCCGAGTGCGACGCCCTCATCGCCGCCTCGGCCTCCCGGCCCGATCAAATCGTCCACGTCGGCTTCCAGCGCCGCTCGAACCCACGATTCCGCGAGGGGGTGGACCTGATCCGATCCGGCGACCTCGGCACCCCTCTTGAAGCCCGAAGCTCCTGGACCAGCAGCAACGGCCCGGTCGACGGCCACGACAACTGGCTCTCGCACCGTGAGCGCTCTGGCGACTGGATGATCGAGCAGGGGGTGCACATCTGGGACTGGCTCCACTGGGTCGCCGACGGCCCCCCGGCCCGCGCCTGCGGCTTCGGCCGCCGCGACGTCTTCGCCGAGCTTCAGCCCGACCGCGACGTGACCGACCACTATTCCGTCACCCTCGAATGGCCGAACGGCTTCCACGCCTCGTTCGTGCATAGCTGGGTCGATCCGGCCGACGACGCCTTCACCGGCATCTCCCAACGCATCGTCGGCACCGCCGGCGGCTTCGACTTCGGCACCGGCACCGCCACTTTCCGCGATCGCTCCCTCCCCCGCCGCTCGATCCACCCCGGCAACCTCCCCGACACCCGCTTCGCCCTCTCCGCCTTCCTCGTCGCCATCCGCTCCCCCGAGCCGATCGCCCCCCCCGTCACCTTGCACGATGCCCGCCTCGCCACCCTGACCGGCCTTCTGGTTCGGCAGGCGGTCGACGAGCGACGGGTCGTCACGCTTGATGAGATCGAGGCCCCCTCGATCGCCTGA